A window of the Thalassospira sp. TSL5-1 genome harbors these coding sequences:
- a CDS encoding amino acid ABC transporter ATP-binding protein codes for MLLRVENIHKSYGAVEILKGVSFDMAPGQSKVIMGPSGTGKSTLLRCVNHLTPPDQGRIFVEGEELTAKNLNAMRQKVAFVFQDFNLFTHLRTVENVAIGPRKLRGFDKKAALDLAYQELDRVGLSDRADAYPAELSGGQQQRASIARALAMEPKLILFDEPTSALDPELTGEVVSVMNKLASEGMTMLVVSHEIGFARKAADEVIFMEGGKIIEQGPPSQLFEAPQQDRTRVFLNVIEHGGDA; via the coding sequence ATGCTGCTGCGTGTTGAAAATATTCACAAAAGTTACGGCGCAGTCGAGATTCTCAAGGGCGTTTCCTTTGACATGGCACCAGGGCAATCCAAGGTCATCATGGGGCCCTCGGGCACCGGGAAATCAACACTTTTGCGCTGCGTTAATCATCTGACCCCGCCTGATCAGGGCCGGATTTTTGTTGAAGGCGAAGAACTGACGGCAAAAAATCTCAATGCAATGCGCCAGAAGGTCGCGTTTGTTTTTCAGGATTTCAACCTGTTTACCCATCTGCGCACGGTTGAAAATGTTGCCATCGGGCCGCGCAAATTACGCGGTTTTGACAAGAAAGCCGCGCTTGACCTTGCCTATCAGGAACTGGACCGTGTTGGGCTGTCGGACCGGGCGGATGCCTATCCCGCAGAGCTTTCCGGCGGGCAGCAACAGCGTGCCTCGATTGCGCGCGCCCTGGCAATGGAACCCAAGCTGATTTTGTTTGATGAGCCCACCAGTGCGCTGGACCCGGAACTGACCGGTGAAGTGGTTTCGGTGATGAACAAGCTGGCATCCGAAGGCATGACGATGCTGGTCGTCAGCCATGAAATCGGTTTTGCCCGCAAGGCCGCCGACGAGGTTATTTTTATGGAAGGCGGCAAGATCATTGAACAGGGACCACCATCGCAATTGTTTGAAGCCCCGCAACAGGACCGCACCCGTGTCTTTCTGAATGTGATCGAGCATGGAGGCGACGCATGA